One window of Alteromonas sp. LMIT006 genomic DNA carries:
- a CDS encoding tetratricopeptide repeat-containing sulfotransferase family protein, whose translation MNPVQALSQINQLLNQGQFIQAHPLVVAFLQQQADVSLQAEGYFLLGIINSELGQFNKASQCFEKALSLNVKPEYLAYYCKCQALLGNSNQALEAADNIDVAALKQPNALDTVGVSLSRLGFHERARVFFEAAIALDNTKAMYFYNYGMSLKFAGEFKSALVQFTKVLHIDPSHPPTQFAISDMPKHDQHERRIKELESLLASPPQDPDAQLHLAHALAIEYQNTAQHPRALEVLHQAKQRKLTQTRYDFARDERIFAACQQWSLPSMQVGHDSKRPIFIVGMPRSGTTLVERILSHHSQVGSGGELQDFGIAVKQLTQTPGQLVLDPLTVEQSVNLDMAELGQFYIKKTQRIASDKQHFIDKLPFNFFYIDLIRAALPQAKIIVMLRDPMDTCIGNYRQMFSLNSPYYQYAFDLQSIGEFYVAFRKHIELMHERYGSAIRVQNYELLATNPEAQVKELLEFCDLPFESQCLHVEQNKTPVSTASKVQVREPINTSSIGRWKKFGPALEPLHEYLKAHRLV comes from the coding sequence ATGAATCCTGTTCAAGCACTGTCTCAGATCAACCAACTCCTCAACCAAGGTCAGTTTATCCAAGCACACCCTTTGGTTGTGGCTTTTTTGCAACAGCAAGCAGATGTTTCTTTACAAGCCGAAGGCTATTTTTTACTGGGTATCATTAATTCGGAATTAGGTCAGTTTAACAAAGCCAGTCAGTGTTTTGAAAAAGCATTGAGCCTGAACGTTAAGCCAGAATATTTAGCGTACTATTGCAAATGCCAAGCGCTTTTAGGCAATAGCAATCAAGCGCTAGAGGCAGCTGATAACATTGATGTTGCTGCATTAAAGCAACCAAATGCGTTGGATACTGTAGGCGTTTCACTATCTAGACTCGGATTTCATGAGCGTGCAAGAGTGTTTTTTGAAGCGGCTATTGCGTTAGATAATACTAAAGCGATGTATTTTTATAATTACGGTATGTCATTAAAGTTTGCCGGGGAGTTCAAATCTGCTTTAGTTCAATTTACCAAAGTCTTACACATCGACCCCTCTCATCCGCCAACGCAATTTGCCATATCGGATATGCCCAAACACGATCAGCACGAGCGAAGAATAAAAGAGCTTGAGTCACTTTTGGCATCACCACCACAAGATCCAGATGCTCAATTACACCTGGCTCATGCCTTGGCAATTGAGTATCAGAACACGGCACAGCACCCTAGAGCCTTAGAAGTGTTGCATCAAGCCAAACAACGCAAACTGACCCAAACGCGATATGATTTTGCACGCGATGAGCGCATTTTCGCAGCCTGTCAGCAATGGTCTCTGCCTTCCATGCAGGTTGGTCATGACTCTAAGCGTCCGATTTTTATCGTTGGCATGCCTCGTTCCGGTACTACCTTGGTTGAGCGCATTTTATCTCATCACTCTCAGGTCGGGTCTGGTGGTGAACTACAGGATTTTGGGATTGCGGTGAAGCAATTAACCCAAACGCCAGGCCAACTTGTGCTGGATCCATTGACAGTTGAGCAATCTGTGAACCTAGATATGGCTGAGTTGGGGCAATTTTACATTAAAAAAACTCAGCGTATTGCTTCAGATAAACAGCACTTTATCGACAAATTACCGTTTAATTTTTTTTATATCGACTTGATTCGTGCGGCGTTGCCTCAGGCCAAAATCATCGTCATGTTACGCGATCCGATGGACACCTGTATTGGCAACTACCGCCAAATGTTTTCTCTGAACTCTCCGTATTATCAATATGCATTTGATTTACAGAGTATTGGTGAGTTTTATGTGGCGTTTCGCAAGCATATTGAGTTAATGCATGAGCGCTATGGCTCCGCTATTCGGGTGCAAAACTACGAATTACTTGCTACTAACCCTGAAGCGCAGGTAAAAGAATTGCTCGAGTTTTGTGATTTGCCCTTTGAGAGTCAATGCCTTCACGTTGAACAAAATAAAACGCCAGTCTCAACTGCAAGTAAAGTTCAAGTAAGGGAACCGATTAACACTTCGAGTATTGGTCGTTGGAAAAAATTTGGCCCAGCACTTGAGCCCTTGCATGAATACTTAAAAGCGCATAGACTGGTCTAA
- a CDS encoding TonB-dependent receptor yields MKTLPKFQTSLVAAAIAASIAPTSVALAQTQEAQVERIEITATRRTGTVQEAPLNITALTADTLSEQNIGQLEDVARWVPGLTVVDQGGRSDSPIIVRGLNTNTLGPGANGGTVATYFGEIPVLLNMRLTDIERVEVLIGPQGTLYGAGTLGGAIRYIPKGVDLDLTEGEVYGNISSMSESDSLGGEYGFVFNTPLINDELGFRASVNFYNDPGFIDYDYVVRQGGVSLPDVDWNNASEVDANLRSVKDANGEKTLTGRAALRWQPTDDIDATLSYFYQNQDVEGRSISHYNALPESNPLSQADVGKYSSAYRYLEPREKTDQLLSLEVNADLGFADLVSATGLSSFEADGQRDQTDLLIRLDYSYEAFPAFSAFTRELDNTDIFTQEVRLVSKDTDKLSWIVGAFYNKAESDGSSSEFTPGFSQYAVDVWGAEQNRPDDLEYLSVSESTVTESAIFGEATYEINDKWDVTLGFRAYEYEVETRSAIDLPLYYTVFTGRAQDSIVLDYGSESADDSGTLLKFNTSYQVNRDVMTYFTLSEGFRIGGANGVAACPSNINEIENQIVCALPNEQVYVADTTTNYEVGVKSALLGNKLQINAAAFLVEWDDAQVAGATVNGAQPITANAKGAESKGIELSARAIVTDELTAYATFSSVNAKLTEDAPYLFGVKFDRSGDILAEEGLIQDYYDGKAGDRLSGSPETQASFGLKYSTEILDGKGLDLVYGLTYQDEVASKVGIRADGELIPGFALSNISATLTEDNWAVSLYVNNLFDKYAYSSIRRDRGDLGLNSYEVGDLNGVDQLRNYGRFLIPPRKIGVKFTYKFEL; encoded by the coding sequence ATGAAAACACTACCGAAGTTTCAAACCTCGTTGGTAGCGGCTGCTATTGCTGCAAGTATAGCACCCACATCAGTGGCCTTAGCGCAAACGCAAGAAGCTCAAGTTGAACGTATCGAAATTACGGCAACTCGCCGTACGGGTACCGTTCAAGAAGCACCTTTGAATATTACAGCGTTAACAGCCGACACGCTCTCAGAGCAAAATATTGGCCAACTAGAAGACGTTGCGCGCTGGGTACCAGGTTTAACCGTTGTAGATCAAGGTGGACGCAGTGACTCACCTATTATTGTTCGTGGTCTAAACACCAATACACTTGGTCCAGGTGCCAATGGTGGCACGGTTGCGACCTACTTTGGTGAAATTCCTGTGTTACTCAATATGCGTTTGACAGATATCGAACGCGTAGAAGTATTGATTGGTCCACAAGGAACTTTATACGGCGCGGGCACGTTAGGCGGTGCAATTCGCTACATCCCTAAAGGCGTGGATTTGGATTTAACTGAAGGCGAAGTCTACGGAAACATCTCATCCATGTCTGAATCAGATAGCTTAGGGGGTGAATACGGTTTTGTCTTTAATACGCCTTTGATCAATGATGAATTAGGTTTCCGTGCATCGGTTAATTTTTACAATGATCCAGGTTTCATCGACTATGATTATGTGGTTCGACAAGGGGGAGTATCTCTTCCAGACGTAGATTGGAATAACGCTTCTGAAGTCGATGCGAATTTGCGTTCAGTCAAGGACGCAAACGGCGAAAAAACACTCACAGGACGAGCTGCCTTACGCTGGCAACCAACAGATGATATTGATGCGACATTATCATATTTTTACCAAAATCAAGACGTTGAAGGCCGCTCTATTTCTCATTACAACGCACTTCCTGAGAGCAATCCATTGTCACAAGCGGATGTGGGTAAATATAGCTCGGCGTACCGTTATTTAGAGCCGCGTGAAAAAACAGATCAACTATTGAGTCTCGAAGTGAATGCGGATCTTGGTTTTGCTGACTTAGTGTCCGCAACAGGTTTGTCTTCGTTTGAAGCAGATGGTCAACGTGATCAGACTGACCTTTTAATTCGCCTTGATTATAGCTATGAAGCATTTCCAGCGTTTTCTGCTTTTACCCGCGAGTTAGATAACACTGATATCTTTACTCAGGAAGTTCGCTTAGTATCTAAAGACACGGACAAATTGAGCTGGATTGTCGGCGCATTTTACAACAAGGCTGAATCGGATGGTTCTTCTTCAGAATTCACTCCAGGCTTCTCGCAATACGCAGTTGACGTTTGGGGAGCCGAGCAAAATCGTCCTGACGATTTGGAATACTTATCTGTGAGTGAATCAACCGTAACGGAATCAGCCATTTTTGGTGAAGCGACTTATGAGATTAACGATAAGTGGGATGTGACGCTTGGCTTCCGTGCTTATGAGTACGAAGTCGAAACGCGTTCAGCGATTGATTTACCGCTTTACTACACAGTATTCACTGGCCGAGCGCAGGACTCAATCGTTCTTGATTACGGTTCAGAAAGTGCCGATGACAGTGGCACGTTGTTAAAATTCAATACCTCTTATCAAGTAAACCGTGATGTGATGACGTATTTTACCCTGTCTGAAGGTTTCCGTATCGGTGGTGCGAATGGTGTGGCGGCATGTCCTTCTAACATCAATGAAATTGAAAACCAAATCGTTTGCGCCTTGCCAAATGAGCAAGTGTACGTAGCCGATACCACCACGAATTATGAAGTGGGGGTTAAATCAGCGTTATTGGGTAATAAATTACAAATCAATGCAGCAGCATTCTTAGTTGAATGGGATGATGCCCAAGTTGCCGGTGCAACAGTAAATGGTGCTCAACCGATCACGGCTAATGCGAAAGGTGCTGAGAGTAAAGGTATCGAATTGTCAGCTCGTGCAATCGTGACTGATGAGTTAACTGCTTATGCAACATTCTCATCGGTAAATGCAAAATTGACTGAAGATGCTCCGTATTTATTTGGGGTTAAATTCGACCGTTCTGGCGATATCCTCGCCGAAGAAGGTTTGATCCAAGATTACTATGACGGTAAAGCAGGCGACCGCTTATCTGGCTCACCAGAAACACAAGCGTCATTCGGCCTTAAATATTCAACTGAAATTTTGGATGGCAAAGGTTTAGACCTAGTGTATGGTTTGACTTACCAGGATGAGGTTGCATCTAAGGTTGGTATTCGTGCTGATGGTGAACTCATTCCTGGGTTCGCACTCAGTAACATTAGTGCGACGCTTACCGAGGACAACTGGGCAGTGTCATTGTATGTGAACAACTTATTTGACAAGTACGCTTACAGCTCAATCCGCCGAGATCGTGGTGACTTAGGTTTAAATAGCTATGAAGTGGGTGATTTGAACGGGGTTGACCAGCTACGTAATTATGGTCGCTTCTTGATCCCACCGCGTAAGATTGGTGTGAAGTTCACTTATAAGTTTGAACTTTAA
- the orn gene encoding oligoribonuclease has product MTPVLSSDNLIWIDMEMTGLDPKECVVLEIATIITDKDLNILAEGPVVAVHQSDDILDNMNEWCIKTHGATGLTQRCRESEYSVSDAEKITLDFVKQWVGPQQSPLCGNSIGQDRRFMAEYMPSLEGYCHYRNIDVSTIKELTRRWQPEIVDQVVKKGVHLALDDIRESIAELIHYRKHVFKI; this is encoded by the coding sequence ATGACCCCAGTACTTTCTTCGGATAATTTAATTTGGATTGATATGGAAATGACCGGACTCGACCCTAAAGAATGTGTCGTATTAGAAATCGCAACCATCATTACCGATAAAGATCTAAATATCCTTGCCGAAGGTCCAGTCGTAGCGGTTCATCAATCTGATGATATTTTGGACAACATGAACGAATGGTGTATCAAAACTCATGGTGCAACGGGTTTGACTCAACGCTGTCGAGAGAGTGAATACTCTGTATCCGATGCAGAGAAGATCACCTTGGATTTTGTTAAGCAATGGGTTGGTCCACAACAGTCGCCTTTGTGTGGTAACAGTATAGGTCAAGATCGTCGTTTCATGGCTGAATATATGCCTAGCCTTGAAGGTTATTGCCATTATCGCAATATCGATGTATCGACCATCAAGGAACTGACTCGTCGATGGCAACCAGAGATTGTGGATCAAGTCGTCAAAAAAGGCGTGCATTTGGCCTTAGACGATATCCGTGAGTCCATTGCCGAGCTGATTCATTATCGCAAACACGTATTTAAAATTTAG
- the rsgA gene encoding small ribosomal subunit biogenesis GTPase RsgA yields the protein MAKKPKLSDRQRRQIAHNRRKKQAAPKLDVAHLGPLTTGKVVSRFGKQAIVRDPQDNQVQVHIRRTIDSVVCGDDVQFYPPSSPESSDLGVIELVEERQSVLTRPDFYDGVKPIAANIDQIIIVSSIVPTLSPHIIDRYIVACEDVHITPIIVINKVELLDDEDFAIVEEMTQVYRDIGYQVLYTSCKANIGIIQLADLLVDKISVFVGQSGVGKSSLVNALLPESEELVGDVSANSGLGQHTTTAAKLIPFAKGGELIDSPGVREFALWHLPEEQITQGFIEFREYLGGCKFRDCKHRDDPGCLLRQAVENGDIDPERFASYHKILESMSDKRPNFAKDF from the coding sequence GTGGCCAAAAAACCAAAACTCAGCGACCGTCAACGCCGTCAGATTGCGCATAATCGGCGTAAAAAACAAGCCGCTCCCAAGCTCGATGTCGCCCACCTTGGCCCACTTACGACGGGTAAAGTCGTTAGTCGCTTTGGCAAGCAAGCCATTGTAAGAGATCCGCAAGATAACCAAGTACAAGTTCACATTCGCCGAACCATTGATTCAGTAGTATGCGGCGATGACGTGCAATTTTATCCTCCCTCAAGCCCTGAAAGTAGTGACTTGGGCGTAATTGAGCTGGTTGAGGAGCGACAATCTGTACTAACACGCCCAGATTTTTATGATGGAGTCAAACCCATTGCGGCCAATATCGACCAAATCATCATTGTCAGCTCCATTGTGCCAACCCTGTCGCCCCATATCATTGATCGCTACATAGTCGCTTGTGAAGACGTCCATATCACACCCATTATCGTCATTAATAAAGTGGAATTACTCGATGACGAAGACTTTGCCATCGTGGAAGAAATGACTCAAGTGTATCGAGATATCGGCTACCAAGTGCTGTATACCTCGTGTAAAGCCAATATAGGTATTATCCAGTTAGCGGATTTATTAGTCGATAAAATCAGTGTGTTTGTCGGACAGTCTGGAGTTGGCAAAAGCTCATTAGTCAATGCTCTATTGCCTGAATCTGAAGAGTTAGTTGGCGATGTTTCGGCCAATTCAGGATTAGGTCAACACACCACAACCGCTGCCAAGCTCATTCCTTTTGCAAAAGGTGGAGAGCTGATTGATTCCCCTGGAGTACGTGAATTTGCCTTGTGGCACCTACCTGAAGAACAAATTACTCAGGGTTTTATCGAATTCAGGGAATATTTGGGTGGCTGTAAGTTTCGCGACTGCAAGCACCGAGACGACCCTGGATGCTTGTTACGGCAAGCTGTTGAAAATGGTGACATTGATCCTGAGCGCTTTGCCAGCTATCACAAAATCCTTGAGTCTATGTCAGACAAACGTCCTAATTTTGCAAAGGATTTTTAA
- the asd gene encoding archaetidylserine decarboxylase (Phosphatidylserine decarboxylase is synthesized as a single chain precursor. Generation of the pyruvoyl active site from a Ser is coupled to cleavage of a Gly-Ser bond between the larger (beta) and smaller (alpha chains). It is an integral membrane protein.) yields MLDWFKVRLQYILPKHALSRLVGKFAAGEYGKVTTAVIKAFIKQFNVDMSEAKYEDPAHYSSFNAFFTRELKDGLRSFSDNTNELGHAVDGTVSQCGPIEGEQIFQAKGHHYSLTALLGGDAKLAAPFKGGDFATIYLSPRDYHRIHMPLTGKLTDMVYVPGELFSVNPLTAENVPGLFARNERVVAIFDTAIGKVAIVLVGATIVASIETSWAGTVTPPAGKNVTHWQYTDSAGDSITLQKGEEMGLFKLGSTIVVCFEPNRVDLRDLSAGQVTRLGETFATIQNADIK; encoded by the coding sequence GTGCTGGATTGGTTCAAAGTTCGTTTACAGTATATTCTACCGAAACACGCTTTATCGCGCTTAGTCGGCAAATTTGCCGCCGGCGAATATGGCAAGGTCACCACAGCTGTGATCAAGGCATTCATCAAGCAATTTAATGTGGATATGAGTGAAGCTAAATACGAAGATCCAGCTCACTACTCAAGTTTCAATGCTTTTTTTACTCGTGAACTTAAAGACGGTTTACGCTCTTTTTCTGACAATACAAATGAACTCGGTCATGCTGTCGACGGTACTGTCAGTCAATGTGGTCCAATCGAGGGCGAACAGATTTTTCAAGCCAAAGGACATCATTACAGCCTAACGGCGCTACTCGGCGGGGATGCAAAATTGGCCGCACCATTCAAAGGCGGGGATTTTGCGACTATTTACTTGTCACCTCGTGACTATCACCGGATTCACATGCCATTGACAGGCAAGCTTACCGATATGGTGTACGTGCCTGGCGAACTTTTCTCAGTGAACCCTCTGACTGCTGAGAACGTGCCGGGTTTGTTTGCTCGCAATGAGCGCGTGGTGGCGATATTTGATACTGCCATTGGTAAAGTCGCTATCGTCCTCGTGGGTGCGACCATTGTTGCAAGCATCGAAACATCTTGGGCGGGTACTGTGACACCACCTGCTGGCAAAAACGTCACCCATTGGCAATACACAGACAGTGCCGGTGATAGTATCACGCTACAAAAAGGGGAAGAAATGGGCCTATTCAAATTGGGCTCTACTATTGTCGTGTGTTTTGAGCCAAACCGTGTCGATTTGCGCGATTTAAGTGCCGGTCAAGTGACACGTTTAGGTGAAACCTTCGCCACCATCCAAAATGCTGACATTAAGTAA
- a CDS encoding DMT family transporter, giving the protein MDPVKRSLYSLHFTVMLLGGTALFSQIIPLTALDITIGRSIFACLFLYTLIKLMGESWRLDNRRDYWVGAGLGVIMAVHWITYFAAMQYAGVSVGIIALFTFPVITVLLEPFFEKIRLLWQDVISAIVVFIGIMLIVPENNLDNDITMGVAVGVFSALLYALRNLLHRQYFSHYSGAKAMSYQTLIVSACLIGFTSEEMLNMSGHSLLLLFVLGTLFTAVPHAMVAACLQHLRAKTFSLVACMQPFYGVILAILLLGEQPNWQTYIGGLLIVAAAVYETIITGKRHADTRT; this is encoded by the coding sequence ATGGATCCCGTTAAACGCAGTCTTTATTCACTACACTTTACAGTGATGTTGTTGGGTGGTACTGCATTATTTTCGCAAATCATTCCGTTAACCGCCCTCGACATCACTATCGGTCGCTCGATCTTCGCCTGTTTGTTTTTGTACACTCTGATTAAGCTCATGGGAGAATCTTGGCGCTTGGACAATCGTCGCGATTATTGGGTGGGTGCCGGATTGGGTGTGATCATGGCAGTGCATTGGATCACTTACTTTGCTGCGATGCAATATGCGGGTGTATCCGTTGGCATAATTGCGCTATTTACGTTTCCAGTCATCACGGTGTTGCTCGAACCATTTTTTGAGAAAATTCGACTGCTTTGGCAAGATGTTATCAGTGCCATCGTCGTCTTCATTGGGATCATGTTGATCGTCCCAGAAAACAACCTCGATAACGACATTACCATGGGTGTTGCCGTTGGGGTCTTTTCTGCGTTGTTATACGCTTTGCGTAATTTGTTACACCGACAGTATTTTTCGCATTACAGTGGTGCCAAAGCAATGAGTTATCAAACTTTGATTGTCTCAGCATGCTTAATTGGATTCACATCAGAAGAAATGCTGAATATGTCCGGACATTCTTTGCTGTTACTGTTCGTATTAGGTACTTTATTTACTGCCGTACCACATGCCATGGTTGCCGCTTGTTTACAACACTTACGCGCCAAGACATTTTCACTGGTTGCTTGTATGCAACCGTTTTATGGGGTGATTTTGGCTATTTTACTGCTTGGCGAACAGCCTAACTGGCAAACTTACATTGGTGGGCTTTTAATTGTTGCGGCAGCGGTGTATGAAACCATCATAACGGGTAAACGTCATGCAGATACTCGCACATAG
- a CDS encoding glycerophosphodiester phosphodiesterase produces the protein MQILAHRGASKRFLENSMEAFRSAISSGCDGIEFDVHFCNGQALIIHDTNLLRTHKVDVNITELNETLRQQYQIPTLTQVMALLPPDLIINIEVKSCDDVPFMQEYMAKLSHLGLFGDHVVLSSFDKRLLEHLQCIKLPVKWGWLSEDNHAELPSIRGDIIYDIVGISSEIATAQRITTIKQTGKSVWVFTLDEPTQWEDMLQLGVDGYFTNTPHEAVNWFNAR, from the coding sequence ATGCAGATACTCGCACATAGAGGAGCTTCAAAGCGCTTTTTAGAAAATTCGATGGAAGCGTTTCGCTCTGCCATCAGCAGTGGTTGTGATGGAATAGAATTTGATGTGCATTTTTGTAACGGGCAAGCGCTGATCATCCACGATACAAACTTATTGCGTACGCATAAGGTGGATGTGAATATAACCGAACTCAATGAAACGCTCCGACAACAATATCAAATCCCTACCTTGACACAAGTAATGGCGTTACTGCCACCGGATTTGATTATTAATATCGAAGTCAAAAGCTGTGATGATGTCCCGTTTATGCAAGAATATATGGCAAAGTTATCTCACTTAGGTTTGTTCGGTGACCATGTTGTCCTATCGTCATTTGATAAACGCCTTTTAGAGCATCTGCAATGTATTAAATTGCCTGTGAAGTGGGGATGGTTATCGGAAGATAACCATGCAGAACTGCCATCAATCCGTGGAGATATTATTTATGATATTGTCGGGATCAGTTCTGAAATAGCCACTGCACAACGCATTACTACGATTAAGCAAACTGGTAAATCCGTATGGGTCTTTACCTTAGATGAACCTACTCAATGGGAGGATATGCTTCAACTTGGCGTTGACGGATACTTTACCAACACCCCGCACGAAGCCGTTAATTGGTTTAATGCCCGTTAA
- a CDS encoding MerC domain-containing protein yields the protein MGVWLTSLCALHCIAVPVILPLVPLLAGSFFAEEWFERMVLLLSIVVGFIALLIGFYKYHRQLYPIYSLAMGGFIYWQKDMFGHHFEPLVVTIGAVLIIASHILNIRLCKACKGCGSKVASPS from the coding sequence GTGGGTGTATGGCTCACCAGCTTGTGCGCGCTTCATTGTATTGCAGTGCCCGTTATTCTTCCTTTAGTGCCATTGCTTGCCGGTTCATTTTTTGCAGAAGAATGGTTTGAGCGTATGGTTTTGTTACTCTCAATTGTGGTCGGCTTTATTGCTTTGCTCATCGGATTTTACAAGTATCATAGACAATTGTATCCTATTTATTCTTTAGCCATGGGCGGTTTTATCTATTGGCAAAAAGATATGTTTGGACATCACTTTGAACCATTAGTAGTGACTATTGGTGCAGTGTTGATCATCGCTTCTCACATCCTTAATATTCGCCTGTGCAAAGCGTGTAAAGGATGTGGCAGTAAGGTTGCTAGCCCCTCTTAA
- a CDS encoding murein hydrolase activator EnvC: MATGIIKASVIALACLYAVIPPVFAQQADLENIQQQIAEAQKQKAAREAKRDAILGTLQSQEKKISNIAKELNQINLAIKQNNAQIKTFEQEIAALKNALVIQRDHLGQQIRSAFVAGDYDLAKMIFNQQDIAELERMLTYYQYIYKGRKTAIDEFRQGIARIQKVEQALEVEQERTMRLLARLEGQSIELASEQLARQKSLDALQAQIDSDIARIERLQVDEQKLTQAIAEATRKQTLTESLVGLADFKGDLTIPADGVVQYHFGKRREGQLKWKGVVINGDSGTSITSVANGKVLFADWLRGFGLVLVVDHGAGYMTVYGHNQALLKSVGDLVNRGETIALMGQSGGQSTPNLYFELRHKGIPLNPKQWFAH, from the coding sequence GTGGCGACAGGCATCATCAAGGCAAGCGTCATTGCGCTTGCCTGCCTGTATGCTGTTATTCCTCCGGTATTTGCGCAACAAGCTGATTTAGAAAATATCCAACAACAAATTGCGGAAGCGCAAAAACAGAAAGCGGCTCGCGAAGCTAAACGCGATGCAATCTTAGGCACGCTGCAAAGCCAAGAAAAAAAAATCAGTAATATTGCGAAAGAACTCAATCAAATTAATCTTGCAATCAAACAAAATAACGCTCAGATAAAGACGTTTGAGCAAGAAATAGCGGCACTAAAAAATGCACTGGTAATTCAACGAGACCATCTAGGCCAACAAATTCGTTCAGCGTTTGTCGCGGGTGATTACGATTTGGCAAAGATGATTTTTAATCAACAAGACATTGCAGAACTTGAGCGAATGTTGACTTACTACCAGTACATTTATAAAGGTCGAAAAACCGCGATAGATGAGTTTCGCCAAGGGATTGCCCGGATCCAAAAAGTAGAGCAAGCACTAGAGGTTGAGCAAGAACGCACCATGCGTTTATTAGCAAGGTTAGAAGGCCAGTCTATTGAACTAGCCAGTGAGCAGTTAGCCAGACAAAAATCACTAGATGCTTTGCAAGCACAAATAGATTCTGATATTGCTCGGATTGAGCGATTGCAAGTCGACGAACAAAAACTAACTCAAGCCATAGCCGAAGCAACTAGAAAACAAACATTGACCGAGTCTCTTGTCGGCTTAGCCGATTTTAAAGGTGATTTAACAATCCCAGCGGATGGAGTGGTTCAGTACCATTTTGGTAAACGTCGGGAAGGGCAGCTCAAGTGGAAAGGTGTTGTTATTAACGGCGATTCTGGAACCTCGATTACGTCGGTTGCGAACGGCAAGGTTCTGTTCGCAGATTGGTTGCGCGGTTTTGGCTTGGTTCTAGTTGTGGATCACGGGGCTGGGTATATGACGGTTTACGGTCATAATCAAGCGCTATTAAAGTCTGTAGGCGATCTCGTAAATCGCGGTGAGACCATTGCGCTTATGGGACAAAGTGGCGGCCAGAGCACGCCAAATCTCTACTTTGAACTCAGACACAAAGGCATTCCTCTGAATCCAAAACAATGGTTTGCTCATTAA